The following are encoded together in the Clostridium sp. BJN0013 genome:
- a CDS encoding phage tail sheath subtilisin-like domain-containing protein encodes MGAPSINIVFKELATSTIERGDRGIVVLLLKDTVPSTNPIVMSAVSDIPDTLTDANKNQITLAFMGYVNPPKQVIAYVVATDTTDYTEAQHYLETIKWDYFAFPEIADADVTPFAAWIKGLRDNIDKKVKAILPNCPSDHEGVINYANNNNKEGDKTYTAKEYCSRAAGLIAGTPLTISATFAPLNELDDCDHLTKAEMDAAVDAGKFILMNDGEKVKVVRAVNSLVTTTENKGNKFKKIKIVDIMDLMYGDIKKTVSDKYIGKVTNDYDHKVLLMSAISVYFEQLEISGLLAKGSSSVYIDLKAQSAYLKSANYKMPDGRTVDDMTTQEIKEANTGDKVFIGAGTTILDSMEDVSLNIAV; translated from the coding sequence ATGGGAGCACCAAGTATTAATATAGTATTTAAAGAGTTGGCAACAAGTACTATTGAACGTGGTGATCGGGGCATAGTAGTTTTACTTTTAAAAGATACGGTCCCATCTACCAATCCAATAGTAATGAGTGCTGTATCAGATATTCCTGATACACTTACGGATGCCAATAAAAATCAGATAACCCTAGCTTTTATGGGATATGTAAATCCACCTAAGCAGGTTATAGCTTATGTAGTGGCAACAGATACTACAGATTATACAGAAGCACAGCACTATCTGGAGACTATTAAATGGGACTATTTTGCTTTCCCTGAAATAGCAGATGCAGATGTTACACCTTTTGCTGCATGGATTAAAGGTTTAAGAGATAATATAGATAAAAAAGTTAAGGCAATACTTCCAAATTGTCCATCTGACCATGAGGGAGTAATTAATTATGCCAATAACAACAATAAAGAAGGGGATAAGACTTATACAGCAAAAGAGTACTGTTCCAGAGCAGCAGGGTTAATAGCAGGAACACCACTTACTATTAGCGCCACTTTTGCACCGTTAAATGAGTTGGACGATTGCGACCATTTAACTAAGGCTGAAATGGATGCTGCGGTTGATGCAGGTAAATTCATTCTAATGAATGATGGCGAAAAAGTTAAAGTTGTAAGAGCTGTAAATAGCCTGGTAACTACTACAGAGAATAAAGGCAACAAATTCAAGAAAATTAAAATAGTAGATATTATGGACCTTATGTATGGAGATATAAAGAAAACTGTAAGTGATAAGTATATAGGTAAAGTTACTAATGACTATGACCACAAAGTTTTACTTATGAGTGCTATAAGTGTTTATTTTGAGCAATTAGAAATATCGGGACTTTTAGCAAAAGGCTCCAGCAGTGTTTATATTGATTTAAAAGCGCAATCAGCCTATTTAAAAAGTGCTAACTATAAAATGCCTGACGGTAGAACAGTTGATGATATGACTACGCAGGAAATCAAGGAAGCTAATACAGGAGATAAAGTATTTATAGGCGCAGGTACAACTATATTGGATAGCATGGAAGATGTTTCTCTAAATATTGCAGTATAG
- a CDS encoding DUF3599 family protein — MSLMGMFNRSFTVSRTSTDTNPVTHIVEPKAQTLGPYVCKIGRANGNVIQSSPQAVFTQSLRLYTLINADIKTGDVVTVGNTKYIVNNVYPCNGHHIEADITFKQEV; from the coding sequence ATGTCTTTAATGGGAATGTTTAATCGAAGTTTCACAGTTTCCAGAACTTCAACTGATACTAATCCTGTAACTCACATTGTTGAGCCCAAAGCCCAGACATTAGGTCCATATGTCTGCAAAATAGGACGAGCAAATGGAAATGTTATTCAGTCTTCTCCCCAAGCTGTATTTACCCAATCCTTACGTCTGTACACTTTAATAAATGCCGATATAAAGACAGGTGATGTTGTTACAGTTGGCAATACTAAATATATTGTAAATAATGTATATCCTTGCAATGGACACCACATTGAAGCAGATATAACCTTTAAGCAGGAGGTGTAA
- a CDS encoding DUF1804 family protein, which translates to MADKETVRKEYETGKYTFKQLADKFNISQGTIKSWAKRDKDNGQPWKKVATKTKNQNKKVATEKEVAVEEKEPVFEEVQEVLNNPELTDKQRLFCVIYAKRQNATKAYQKVYKCTYETAMICGNRLLRNVKVKEQINKLLEAELNKEFLKRGLIQQYKDIAFSDIGDYLEFGKKKVPQWTKDKDGKYIPVIDPNTGEQKINEYSYVDLKDSVDLDTSIITEVSEGKDGIKFKLADKMKAMEILSKLSNLLSDEEKTKLELEYKKLQGEKLRVEIEKVKNPDKDKQNALADAVLKKMSKRNDTENG; encoded by the coding sequence ATGGCAGATAAGGAAACCGTAAGAAAAGAATATGAAACTGGAAAATATACTTTTAAGCAGTTGGCAGATAAATTTAATATAAGTCAGGGAACTATAAAAAGTTGGGCTAAAAGAGATAAAGATAATGGGCAACCATGGAAAAAGGTTGCAACCAAAACAAAAAACCAAAATAAAAAGGTTGCAACCGAAAAAGAAGTTGCAGTAGAAGAAAAAGAGCCTGTTTTTGAGGAAGTTCAAGAAGTTTTAAATAATCCTGAACTTACTGATAAACAAAGGCTTTTTTGTGTTATATATGCTAAGAGGCAAAACGCTACTAAAGCATATCAAAAGGTGTATAAATGCACTTATGAAACAGCAATGATATGTGGTAATAGATTGTTAAGAAATGTTAAGGTAAAAGAGCAAATCAATAAACTTTTAGAGGCTGAGTTAAATAAGGAATTTCTTAAAAGAGGACTAATTCAACAATATAAAGATATTGCCTTTTCAGATATAGGTGATTATCTTGAATTTGGAAAGAAAAAAGTACCTCAATGGACCAAAGACAAGGATGGCAAGTATATTCCTGTTATAGATCCTAACACTGGAGAACAAAAAATAAATGAATACAGCTATGTTGACTTGAAAGATAGTGTAGATTTAGATACCAGTATAATAACAGAAGTATCAGAAGGAAAAGACGGAATTAAGTTCAAGCTTGCTGATAAGATGAAAGCTATGGAGATTTTATCTAAATTGAGTAATCTGTTATCCGATGAAGAGAAGACAAAACTTGAATTAGAGTATAAGAAACTCCAAGGGGAAAAACTTAGGGTTGAGATTGAGAAGGTTAAAAATCCTGATAAGGATAAACAAAATGCTTTAGCTGATGCAGTGCTTAAAAAAATGAGTAAACGGAATGATACTGAAAATGGATAA
- a CDS encoding phage portal protein translates to MNNRVVVKKIVVNDALGQSRQIDKDPFTGLYNNGVIAPLYDPELLIRLPEQSDILQQCIDAYKTNIVGFGYSFKYDIDYDKSDEAIKKVLDLEWNKYDNFFKYCNFDESFVEIMKKVIDDREKLGWGAIEVIPDVLGNPAGFEHIPGHTVRICKREDTLVDIDVIITDEDGKEVTIKRKKKFRKFVQIRGINTVYFKEFGDPRDMDCNTGEYGKDILEERKATSIMFFNIYCPYTEYGLPRYLGNILNIEGTRKAQELNYNYFDNGRHIPLAVVVENGQLTQTSIDMLKDSKGENAQHGYLILEAEGFKDGDGLVGTEEKANKVTIRFEKLAEILQDDALFQEYCKNNRTNIRSAYRLPPIYTGESQDYSRATADTARQLTEEQVFQPEREDLGFKLNNLLKLKLEIKNVSMIFKSPRITDNGEIARALYPYITCGAATPNMVLDEMGQLLGKEFDQFEGDWANQPLQITLKQLDLQKQAQQLQNAVQKSDENKILEALKDIQISVEGALKDE, encoded by the coding sequence ATGAATAATAGGGTGGTAGTAAAAAAAATAGTTGTAAATGATGCATTAGGGCAAAGTAGACAGATAGACAAAGATCCTTTTACAGGGCTGTATAACAATGGGGTTATAGCTCCACTCTATGATCCTGAACTTCTAATAAGACTACCAGAGCAAAGTGATATACTACAGCAGTGCATTGATGCTTATAAAACTAATATAGTAGGTTTTGGATATAGTTTTAAATATGATATTGATTATGATAAATCGGATGAAGCAATCAAGAAAGTATTGGATTTAGAGTGGAATAAATATGACAATTTCTTTAAGTATTGTAATTTTGATGAATCCTTTGTTGAAATCATGAAGAAGGTTATTGATGATAGGGAGAAGCTTGGATGGGGAGCTATTGAAGTTATACCAGATGTATTAGGTAATCCTGCAGGATTTGAACATATACCAGGGCATACTGTAAGAATCTGCAAAAGAGAAGATACTTTGGTTGATATTGATGTAATTATAACTGATGAAGACGGAAAAGAAGTGACTATAAAGAGGAAAAAGAAGTTTAGAAAGTTCGTCCAGATAAGAGGAATCAATACCGTTTATTTCAAAGAATTTGGGGACCCACGAGATATGGATTGCAATACTGGTGAATATGGCAAGGATATTCTAGAAGAAAGAAAAGCAACCTCGATAATGTTTTTCAATATTTACTGTCCTTATACAGAGTATGGATTACCTAGATATTTAGGAAATATATTAAATATTGAAGGCACCAGAAAGGCTCAGGAACTCAACTATAATTACTTTGATAATGGCAGACATATACCTTTAGCTGTAGTAGTTGAAAATGGTCAATTGACACAAACATCTATAGATATGCTTAAAGATTCAAAGGGCGAGAATGCACAGCATGGGTATTTAATACTTGAAGCTGAAGGATTTAAAGATGGTGATGGATTAGTAGGGACAGAAGAAAAGGCTAACAAAGTTACTATAAGATTTGAGAAATTGGCAGAAATACTTCAAGACGATGCACTGTTTCAAGAGTATTGTAAAAATAACAGGACTAATATACGGTCAGCTTATAGGCTGCCACCTATTTATACAGGTGAAAGTCAGGATTATAGCAGGGCTACAGCAGATACTGCAAGACAGCTTACAGAAGAACAGGTATTTCAACCTGAAAGAGAAGATTTAGGATTTAAGCTTAACAATCTTTTAAAATTAAAACTAGAAATTAAAAATGTTTCAATGATTTTTAAATCTCCGAGAATAACAGATAACGGAGAAATAGCAAGGGCTTTATATCCTTATATAACATGTGGTGCAGCAACTCCCAATATGGTTCTGGATGAAATGGGACAACTTCTAGGAAAAGAATTTGATCAGTTTGAGGGTGATTGGGCTAATCAACCACTGCAAATAACATTAAAGCAGCTGGATTTGCAAAAACAAGCCCAACAATTGCAAAATGCTGTTCAGAAATCAGATGAAAATAAAATACTTGAGGCTTTAAAAGATATTCAAATATCAGTAGAAGGAGCTTTAAAAGATGAGTAA
- a CDS encoding DEAD/DEAH box helicase family protein — translation MDNNFWANVVDTYYDDPIGFFEDILNFSPDTWQGKAAESVRDNLKTAIRSGQGVGKSALTACLMIWYIAMHPYSRIIATAPTKQQLHDVLWAEISKWLTGTILDGKIIWKKTRVEMSGYEAVWYATAKTATRPENMQGYHEQYMLFVVDEASGVEDKILEAILGTLGHEDNRLLLLGNPTKTTGVFHDAFYKDKIDYYTIKVNARDVKRTNKNNIKSLIRKYGEDSNVVRVRVDGDFPKQEDDVFIPLEFIEQSIMTEYIECEIQSIDIGVDVARFGDDDTVIAHKVNNKILPLKIRRGQDLMRTSGDVLFSCTSLKEKYPGFFMHGGKIKVKIDDTGLGGGVTDRVREVIRDKNISWIEVYPVNMAQSIHHKFYYDITTYLWSVIRDLIDTSEGRKCELILPNDDDLVGQLSCRKYIYHSSGKIRLESKKEMKDRGLKSPDRADTVTLACLPVRENANERRRGGRAGKI, via the coding sequence ATGGATAATAATTTTTGGGCAAATGTAGTTGACACCTATTATGATGATCCTATAGGCTTCTTTGAGGACATACTCAACTTTTCTCCTGATACTTGGCAGGGCAAAGCTGCAGAAAGCGTTAGGGATAATCTTAAGACAGCCATACGTTCTGGACAGGGCGTTGGGAAAAGTGCTTTAACTGCATGCTTGATGATTTGGTATATAGCTATGCATCCTTATTCACGAATAATTGCCACAGCTCCTACCAAACAACAATTGCATGATGTACTTTGGGCAGAAATAAGTAAATGGCTCACGGGGACTATACTTGATGGGAAAATTATATGGAAGAAAACCAGAGTAGAAATGAGTGGTTATGAAGCTGTATGGTATGCAACTGCTAAAACTGCTACAAGACCTGAAAATATGCAGGGTTATCATGAACAATATATGCTCTTTGTTGTTGATGAAGCTTCTGGTGTAGAAGATAAAATATTGGAGGCGATACTTGGTACATTAGGCCATGAAGATAATAGATTACTTCTTTTGGGCAATCCGACAAAGACGACTGGAGTATTCCATGATGCTTTTTATAAAGATAAAATTGATTATTATACTATTAAAGTTAATGCAAGAGATGTCAAAAGGACCAATAAGAATAACATAAAATCACTTATCAGAAAGTATGGGGAAGATTCCAATGTTGTAAGAGTGAGGGTTGATGGAGATTTTCCTAAGCAAGAGGATGATGTATTTATACCTCTTGAGTTTATAGAACAGTCCATAATGACAGAGTATATTGAATGTGAAATACAAAGCATTGATATAGGTGTGGATGTTGCTAGATTCGGAGATGATGATACTGTAATAGCTCATAAGGTGAATAATAAAATTTTGCCATTAAAAATCAGAAGAGGACAGGATCTTATGAGAACATCAGGTGATGTTCTTTTTTCATGTACCAGTTTAAAAGAAAAGTATCCTGGATTCTTTATGCATGGAGGCAAGATAAAAGTAAAAATTGATGATACAGGTCTAGGCGGTGGAGTAACTGATAGAGTTAGGGAAGTAATAAGAGATAAGAATATCAGTTGGATAGAAGTATATCCGGTTAATATGGCTCAATCTATACACCATAAATTTTACTATGATATAACAACGTATCTCTGGAGTGTAATAAGAGATTTAATTGATACTTCAGAAGGAAGAAAGTGTGAACTCATACTTCCAAATGATGATGATCTAGTAGGTCAGCTATCCTGCAGAAAATATATTTATCATTCTAGTGGGAAAATAAGACTTGAATCTAAAAAAGAAATGAAAGACAGGGGATTGAAAAGTCCCGATAGGGCAGATACAGTTACACTTGCTTGTTTGCCAGTGAGAGAAAATGCTAATGAAAGAAGGAGAGGGGGTAGAGCCGGTAAAATATGA
- a CDS encoding IS110 family transposase: MLKIVYPICCGIDVHKKFVVATVTSTNENNITTYATKQFSTYSKNLFHLKEWLSEHNCKEVCMESTGKYWIPIYNILEDSCNITLANPKYVKNIPGKKTDKKDSLWLADLHKHGLVKGSFIPPKAIRELRDLMRYRFKLTNFRSSEKNRFQNSLTVSNIMISSVVSDTFGKSSSAIIKYAMEHPDKLDIDYTQFLHKSMLSKADEIKIAMQGSISKNQTAKMSVCLNHYDYINNCISQLDTAISLISSEFKSQIELIASAPGITTQSATTIISEIGVDMSVFPDAKHLCSWAGLTPQNNESAGKKKSVRISRAGAYLKPILIQCANAAIKNKSCPYFKYRYESIKKRRGHKRAIIAIARMLLTCIYNMLLKNEAFDNSIYEKYLKRENTSRHFQPDIDRIILFLQAQGFEVTKVSQEISPKIS, encoded by the coding sequence ATGTTAAAAATCGTTTATCCTATTTGTTGCGGTATTGATGTTCACAAAAAATTTGTAGTTGCAACTGTAACATCAACCAATGAGAATAACATCACTACCTATGCAACCAAACAATTCAGTACTTACTCAAAGAATCTTTTCCATTTAAAAGAGTGGTTATCTGAGCATAACTGTAAAGAAGTTTGTATGGAAAGCACCGGAAAGTACTGGATACCTATCTATAACATACTTGAAGATTCCTGTAATATTACTCTGGCTAACCCAAAGTACGTTAAAAACATTCCCGGCAAAAAAACTGATAAAAAAGATTCTCTATGGCTTGCAGACTTACATAAGCATGGATTAGTTAAAGGAAGTTTTATTCCTCCAAAGGCCATAAGAGAACTACGAGACCTTATGCGCTATCGCTTTAAACTTACAAATTTCCGTTCAAGTGAGAAAAACAGATTCCAAAATTCATTAACAGTTTCAAATATCATGATTTCAAGCGTAGTATCAGATACCTTTGGTAAATCATCATCAGCTATAATTAAATATGCCATGGAGCATCCTGATAAATTAGATATAGACTATACTCAATTTCTACACAAGAGTATGTTATCTAAGGCTGACGAAATTAAGATTGCTATGCAAGGAAGCATCTCTAAAAATCAAACAGCAAAGATGTCTGTATGCTTGAATCATTATGATTATATTAACAATTGTATTTCTCAACTTGATACTGCCATTTCATTAATTTCAAGTGAATTTAAGTCACAAATTGAGCTTATTGCTTCTGCCCCTGGGATAACTACACAATCTGCTACAACTATAATTTCTGAAATTGGAGTGGATATGTCAGTCTTTCCAGATGCTAAACATCTGTGTTCTTGGGCAGGTCTTACACCACAAAATAATGAAAGTGCTGGCAAAAAGAAAAGTGTTCGTATAAGCCGTGCCGGAGCTTATTTAAAGCCAATACTTATTCAGTGTGCTAATGCAGCAATAAAAAACAAGTCCTGCCCATACTTTAAATATCGTTATGAAAGTATAAAGAAAAGACGTGGGCACAAAAGAGCAATTATTGCTATAGCAAGAATGCTTTTAACCTGTATTTATAATATGCTTTTAAAAAATGAAGCCTTTGATAATTCTATTTATGAAAAATATCTAAAAAGAGAAAACACTTCTCGACATTTTCAACCTGATATAGATAGAATTATTTTATTTCTTCAAGCTCAAGGCTTTGAAGTAACAAAAGTAAGTCAAGAGATATCACCGAAAATAAGTTGA
- a CDS encoding phage minor head protein has translation MSKSDVLLAFSNGLKKAIAKLDTDTNDYFAKVNGNKIWIKDAEQFARDVEKAMMIFFNKQKGNYISKIKSSLKDSEVYEDIEREIESLLFSGDSSNEYINELKDKVQPLIEKYIKELSEKCLKNLAETFKAKIKIQDPDWEYGDKKPSYFDEKLFNKNSAAWVENHVIKFSPEVQRTTHDAVVNAIKEGYEAGETIDELADRLDKLPAFDRNRAIRVARTETIAASNAGEFESYNQSDFVIGKQWLSSHDGRTRPDHAAANGQKKKLDEPFNVGGYKLMFPGDSSLGASAKEVIHCRCTMVPIFQGESLD, from the coding sequence ATGAGTAAGAGTGACGTGCTATTGGCATTTTCAAATGGATTAAAAAAAGCTATAGCTAAACTTGACACTGATACAAATGATTATTTTGCAAAGGTTAATGGTAATAAAATATGGATAAAGGATGCAGAACAGTTTGCCAGAGATGTTGAAAAAGCAATGATGATTTTCTTTAATAAACAAAAAGGTAATTATATATCCAAAATAAAGAGTTCTTTGAAAGATTCTGAAGTATATGAAGATATAGAAAGGGAAATAGAATCTCTTTTGTTTTCTGGTGATAGTAGTAATGAGTATATAAATGAACTAAAAGATAAGGTTCAACCTTTAATAGAAAAATATATCAAGGAATTAAGTGAAAAATGTTTAAAGAATTTAGCTGAAACTTTTAAAGCAAAGATAAAAATTCAAGATCCTGATTGGGAATATGGAGATAAAAAGCCTTCATATTTTGATGAAAAGTTATTTAATAAAAATTCTGCAGCGTGGGTTGAAAATCATGTAATTAAATTTTCTCCAGAAGTACAAAGGACAACGCATGATGCTGTAGTAAATGCTATAAAAGAAGGATATGAAGCAGGAGAGACTATAGATGAGTTGGCCGATAGACTTGATAAATTACCTGCATTTGATAGGAACAGAGCTATAAGAGTAGCGCGAACTGAAACCATAGCAGCAAGTAATGCTGGAGAATTTGAAAGCTATAACCAGAGTGATTTTGTAATAGGTAAACAATGGCTTTCATCTCATGACGGTAGGACAAGGCCAGACCATGCGGCAGCTAATGGGCAAAAGAAGAAATTAGATGAACCTTTTAATGTTGGTGGGTATAAGCTTATGTTTCCTGGGGACAGTTCATTAGGTGCTTCGGCGAAAGAAGTGATTCATTGCAGATGTACTATGGTACCAATATTTCAAGGTGAAAGTTTAGATTAG
- a CDS encoding IS110 family transposase — protein sequence MSKFFNLPVVGIDVSADYSMVAILAPDGAVYRKAFKIMHTSDGFSYLLKEMRKVEKEFSMKPSLFMESTGVYHLTLFHFLKNNELETFVINPLITNSNKNLGIRKVKNDKMDALTIANIAKFQNIKMSDYLDIPIFAVRSLCRDYYSLIDNRSQFKKKLSSDLRTFFPGYHNVFSDVAGVTSLAVLSKFSSPKAIVDAPKDDLIALLKENSCKSIDWCTNTYNKLLNAALSAVQIGITNNSFKVTIGINIKLLNIINEQIETLVNEIESAVKNDSTPASFKNNIALLLSFKGIGFITAVTIMSEIGDPTRFKHPKEMVAFFGIDPSVSQSGKFNSDQNKMSKRGTRFGRRALYAAALASIRKSKTGKPINSVLYQYRNKNLNGKKKKVALCAIMHKLVKYIFAVLRDQKPYEIREPKLHNQMYVTNFSRSVS from the coding sequence ATGTCAAAATTTTTTAATTTACCTGTAGTAGGTATCGATGTTTCTGCTGATTATTCTATGGTTGCAATACTAGCCCCTGATGGAGCAGTTTATAGAAAGGCTTTCAAGATAATGCACACTTCTGATGGTTTCTCTTATCTTCTCAAAGAAATGAGAAAAGTGGAAAAAGAGTTCTCCATGAAACCATCACTTTTCATGGAATCAACTGGTGTTTACCATTTAACTCTTTTCCACTTCCTAAAGAATAACGAATTAGAAACTTTCGTTATAAATCCTCTTATTACTAATAGTAACAAAAATTTAGGAATAAGAAAAGTGAAAAATGATAAAATGGATGCCTTAACTATTGCAAACATAGCAAAATTTCAAAATATAAAAATGTCTGATTATTTAGATATCCCAATATTTGCTGTAAGATCACTTTGTCGTGATTACTACAGCCTTATAGATAACCGTTCCCAGTTCAAGAAAAAGTTATCTTCTGATCTTAGAACGTTTTTTCCTGGATATCATAATGTTTTTTCTGACGTAGCTGGTGTTACTTCATTAGCAGTTTTAAGTAAATTTTCATCCCCTAAAGCAATTGTTGATGCACCAAAAGATGATTTAATTGCTTTACTAAAGGAAAATTCTTGTAAATCAATTGACTGGTGTACAAACACATATAACAAACTTTTAAACGCTGCACTAAGTGCTGTACAAATAGGAATAACCAATAATTCCTTTAAAGTAACTATAGGCATAAATATAAAGCTTTTAAACATCATTAATGAACAAATTGAAACTCTAGTAAATGAAATAGAATCAGCAGTTAAAAATGACTCAACACCTGCTTCATTTAAGAACAACATAGCATTGCTTCTTTCTTTCAAAGGTATAGGCTTTATTACAGCTGTAACCATAATGAGTGAAATAGGCGATCCTACAAGGTTCAAGCATCCAAAAGAAATGGTTGCTTTCTTTGGAATTGACCCTTCAGTTAGTCAATCCGGGAAATTTAATAGTGACCAAAATAAAATGTCCAAGCGTGGTACACGCTTTGGTAGAAGAGCACTTTATGCTGCTGCTCTTGCATCAATAAGAAAATCCAAAACTGGTAAACCAATTAACAGTGTTCTTTACCAGTATCGCAATAAAAACTTAAATGGTAAGAAGAAGAAAGTTGCTCTTTGTGCAATTATGCACAAACTTGTAAAGTACATATTTGCAGTTCTTAGAGATCAAAAGCCTTATGAAATTCGTGAACCAAAACTGCACAACCAAATGTATGTTACTAATTTTTCAAGATCAGTTTCTTAA
- a CDS encoding XkdF-like putative serine protease domain-containing protein, protein MMPAKNFEVKIAKVDEQNHIVEGVVYRPSKVFKEDGTPEDYVDTQGDWATVEDVKKACHTLSKKLALTQSIAKAGVDKSHNEKGGYGFVVENYIAKTDIPDINAKADDWCAAVEVTDDSTWQQVLKGDITGFSIGGTAVYVKPKEGGEGSAEND, encoded by the coding sequence ATGATGCCAGCTAAAAACTTCGAAGTAAAAATAGCTAAAGTAGATGAGCAAAATCATATAGTTGAAGGGGTCGTATATAGACCATCAAAAGTATTCAAGGAAGATGGCACTCCAGAGGATTATGTTGATACCCAAGGGGATTGGGCAACCGTAGAAGATGTAAAAAAGGCATGTCATACTTTGAGTAAAAAGTTGGCTTTAACTCAGTCTATAGCTAAGGCGGGAGTTGACAAGAGCCATAATGAAAAAGGCGGCTATGGTTTTGTAGTAGAAAATTATATAGCTAAAACGGATATTCCTGATATAAATGCTAAAGCTGATGACTGGTGTGCTGCAGTGGAAGTTACAGATGATTCGACATGGCAGCAAGTTCTAAAAGGAGATATAACAGGTTTTAGTATTGGTGGTACTGCCGTTTATGTAAAGCCTAAAGAAGGAGGTGAAGGAAGTGCCGAGAATGACTGA
- a CDS encoding HK97 gp10 family phage protein, whose product MGFDVDGLDEFKQELLKLVNEEFKVEKKKELTKIGLMAEREIKHFVPVDTGRLRASINTQLIDENTAEVGTNVKYAKWVNDGHMLDSRFIPKTSLQANGGKAWRKLNINTTVESKVGSTSYINETIKLPITDSRVKGFKTHPQYILGRHFMEKGLQNAEPKIIQELDNWLNKLFNKAGD is encoded by the coding sequence ATGGGTTTTGACGTAGATGGATTAGATGAATTTAAACAAGAATTGTTAAAGTTAGTCAATGAAGAATTTAAAGTAGAAAAAAAGAAAGAACTGACTAAAATAGGGTTAATGGCTGAAAGAGAAATAAAACACTTTGTTCCTGTGGATACAGGAAGGTTGAGAGCCTCAATAAATACACAACTTATAGATGAGAATACCGCAGAAGTGGGTACTAATGTCAAATATGCTAAATGGGTTAATGATGGTCATATGCTAGATTCAAGATTTATACCTAAGACATCATTACAAGCAAATGGTGGAAAGGCATGGAGAAAACTAAATATAAATACTACAGTAGAAAGTAAGGTTGGTTCCACCAGCTATATAAACGAGACTATAAAATTACCAATAACTGATAGTAGGGTAAAAGGATTTAAAACCCACCCACAATATATTTTAGGAAGACATTTCATGGAAAAAGGATTGCAAAATGCAGAACCTAAAATTATACAAGAATTAGATAACTGGTTAAACAAGCTATTTAATAAAGCAGGTGATTGA
- a CDS encoding DUF6838 family protein gives MDDLISAVAAVIASKNSYPIYIDDIGEDFKRPSFFIYRISDLDTPMNRWTYNTNAIIQIVYFSPLDDYYNIISKSDQSGIINTLKHTFMTAMGIKFGTRFAHLEKTNVDYTGDKDIFLQLIFNITYGTRQEHEQAQNAQLMGEINFNIKE, from the coding sequence TTGGATGATTTAATAAGTGCTGTAGCTGCTGTTATAGCAAGTAAAAATTCTTATCCAATATATATAGATGACATAGGAGAGGACTTTAAAAGACCCTCTTTTTTTATTTATAGGATTTCGGATTTGGATACACCAATGAATCGCTGGACTTATAACACCAATGCAATTATTCAAATAGTATATTTTAGCCCTCTTGATGATTACTACAACATTATAAGTAAATCAGATCAGTCAGGAATTATTAATACCTTAAAGCATACTTTTATGACTGCTATGGGTATTAAGTTTGGCACTAGGTTTGCCCATTTAGAAAAGACAAATGTGGATTACACAGGAGACAAGGATATATTCTTGCAACTAATATTTAACATAACTTATGGTACTAGACAGGAACATGAACAAGCACAAAATGCCCAGCTTATGGGAGAAATCAATTTTAATATAAAGGAGTGA